A single genomic interval of Zobellia nedashkovskayae harbors:
- a CDS encoding serine hydrolase domain-containing protein, whose product MKIFKRILLILFVILAVAVYFNFPKLNFISGYASKNMASTVFLTNRSAESVVLNDNDVPLINLADVETDGKSATASVFGLMERKAICREGLGCTLVNKDYDPNTKIPVPQRLINDNNLAFPYGDKEAKDTVFANVDYDQLQKAMDQAFTNNEVQKTRTVLVAHKNHIIGEKYLDGFSKDTPILGWSMTKSVLATLYGILEHEGKLDLNKPVLLAGWEKDDRKKITLNHLLRMQSGLAWDEDYTSISDVTRMLFMDPDMTKAQGEKEAIAAPTEVWNYSSGTTNLLSGILRKQFKTHQEYINYPYQALIDKIGMSSMLMETDMKGNFVGSSYAWANTRDWAKFGLLYLNKGNWNGEQLFDSSWVSYVSEPTILSDGTYGGHFWLNANGKYPDVPRDLYSANGYQGQRVFIVPSKDVVVVRTGLAEDPDFDINLFLKNVLAAIK is encoded by the coding sequence ATGAAAATCTTCAAACGCATACTTTTAATTTTATTCGTAATTCTAGCAGTGGCAGTATATTTTAATTTCCCCAAACTCAATTTTATCTCTGGTTATGCCTCCAAAAATATGGCCTCTACCGTTTTTCTAACCAATAGAAGTGCCGAGTCCGTTGTTTTAAACGATAATGACGTTCCTCTTATTAACCTTGCAGATGTTGAGACAGATGGCAAGAGCGCTACCGCTTCGGTTTTTGGACTTATGGAGCGAAAAGCTATCTGTAGAGAAGGATTGGGCTGTACGCTGGTCAACAAAGACTATGACCCTAACACCAAGATTCCTGTTCCGCAGCGTTTAATAAACGACAATAACTTAGCATTTCCTTATGGAGACAAAGAGGCCAAAGACACTGTTTTTGCAAATGTAGACTATGACCAATTACAAAAAGCAATGGACCAAGCTTTTACCAATAACGAAGTGCAAAAAACACGAACCGTTTTGGTGGCTCATAAAAACCATATTATTGGAGAAAAGTATTTAGATGGTTTTAGCAAGGACACGCCTATTTTGGGTTGGAGTATGACCAAAAGTGTACTAGCTACTTTGTACGGAATTTTAGAACATGAAGGGAAATTAGACTTAAATAAACCTGTGTTGTTAGCAGGATGGGAAAAAGACGATAGAAAAAAAATAACGTTGAACCATCTGCTGCGTATGCAAAGCGGACTTGCCTGGGACGAAGATTATACTTCTATTTCTGATGTAACGCGTATGCTTTTTATGGATCCAGATATGACCAAAGCACAAGGTGAAAAGGAAGCTATTGCTGCACCAACAGAAGTTTGGAACTATTCTTCCGGCACCACTAATTTATTGTCGGGTATTTTAAGAAAGCAATTTAAAACACACCAAGAATATATCAACTACCCTTACCAAGCGCTTATTGATAAAATTGGAATGAGCAGTATGCTTATGGAGACTGATATGAAAGGGAATTTTGTAGGTTCTTCCTATGCATGGGCCAATACCAGGGATTGGGCCAAGTTTGGTCTTTTGTACTTAAACAAAGGAAACTGGAATGGAGAACAGCTTTTTGATTCCTCTTGGGTAAGTTACGTATCCGAACCCACAATACTTTCAGATGGCACCTACGGTGGTCATTTCTGGCTCAATGCCAACGGAAAATACCCAGATGTACCTAGAGACCTCTATTCTGCGAACGGGTACCAAGGACAGCGTGTTTTTATTGTTCCGTCTAAAGATGTTGTAGTCGTAAGAACCGGTCTTGCCGAAGATCCTGATTTTGATATTAACCTTTTCCTAAAAAATGTATTGGCCGCTATTAAATAA
- a CDS encoding 2-hydroxyacid dehydrogenase, translating into MKVLAPLNIPDAGINLLKEEGLEVTKWTKDLPMTKEEFYEATAKHDALLSTSNYPLDAAFLNANKHLKIISQYAAGYDNIDLAEAKKLGIPIANAPNSMTDATADVAFMLMLAVSRRMLYMHKTIAKGEWQHFRPQAHLGFELKNKTVGVFGLGRIGFEFARRCKGAYGMTVLYCNRSVNLEAEEELQAKKVTFDELLAQSDVVSVHCALTEATKHKFDAAAFKKMKSSAIFVNTSRGQVHHEKDLITALEYNEIWGAGLDVTDPEPMKSDNPLLSMERVAVTPHIGSATVEARNLMSVFAAENIIALHKGEPLPYPVS; encoded by the coding sequence ATGAAAGTACTCGCACCACTTAATATTCCGGATGCAGGAATAAATTTATTGAAAGAAGAAGGCCTTGAAGTTACTAAATGGACCAAGGATTTACCAATGACAAAAGAAGAGTTTTATGAGGCAACTGCTAAACATGATGCGCTTCTGAGTACAAGTAATTATCCTTTAGATGCAGCCTTTTTAAATGCGAATAAGCACCTCAAAATTATATCGCAATATGCCGCAGGCTATGATAATATTGATTTAGCCGAAGCAAAAAAACTAGGTATACCAATAGCTAATGCACCCAATTCTATGACAGATGCCACTGCCGATGTGGCTTTTATGCTCATGTTGGCCGTATCTAGAAGAATGTTATATATGCATAAAACCATAGCGAAAGGAGAATGGCAACATTTTAGACCTCAGGCACATTTAGGCTTTGAACTAAAAAACAAGACCGTTGGTGTTTTTGGTTTGGGAAGAATAGGATTTGAATTTGCACGAAGGTGCAAAGGAGCTTATGGTATGACGGTTCTTTATTGTAATCGCTCTGTCAATTTAGAAGCAGAAGAGGAGCTGCAAGCAAAAAAAGTAACTTTTGACGAGTTGTTAGCGCAAAGCGATGTTGTTTCGGTTCACTGCGCGCTTACAGAGGCCACAAAACATAAGTTTGATGCCGCTGCATTCAAAAAAATGAAATCGTCCGCAATTTTCGTTAATACCTCTAGGGGACAAGTACATCATGAAAAAGACTTGATAACCGCTTTAGAATATAACGAAATATGGGGGGCAGGTCTGGATGTTACCGACCCAGAACCTATGAAAAGCGATAATCCTTTGCTTTCTATGGAGCGGGTGGCGGTTACTCCACATATTGGCTCTGCAACGGTAGAGGCCAGAAATCTAATGTCCGTTTTCGCGGCAGAAAACATAATTGCACTTCATAAGGGAGAACCGTTACCATACCCAGTTTCTTAA
- a CDS encoding (2Fe-2S)-binding protein: protein MPTYQLTVNGKAHTVEASEETPLLWVLRDHLNMVGTKFGCGIAQCGACTVHVDGNATRSCSLPVASAEGMSITTIEGLSEDGSHPVQQAWKEVDVPQCGYCQAGQMMTASAFLAKNPSPTEEEIKDAMNGNICRCSAYNRIKKAVGVAAEKMA from the coding sequence ATGCCAACGTATCAACTTACGGTAAACGGAAAAGCCCATACGGTAGAAGCCAGTGAAGAAACTCCATTGCTATGGGTTTTACGAGATCATTTAAATATGGTCGGCACAAAATTTGGTTGTGGAATAGCACAATGTGGCGCTTGTACGGTTCATGTTGATGGAAACGCAACACGAAGTTGTTCCTTACCCGTAGCATCTGCTGAAGGTATGAGCATCACAACGATAGAAGGGCTGTCCGAAGATGGTTCACATCCGGTACAACAAGCTTGGAAAGAGGTAGATGTTCCACAATGTGGGTATTGCCAAGCGGGTCAGATGATGACCGCTTCCGCTTTTTTAGCGAAAAATCCGAGCCCAACAGAAGAAGAGATCAAAGACGCAATGAACGGTAACATTTGTAGATGTTCCGCTTATAATCGCATTAAGAAAGCGGTAGGCGTAGCTGCTGAAAAAATGGCCTAA
- a CDS encoding M14 family zinc carboxypeptidase → MRVQITALFLIASLFCSAQQKDLTTLLYDTYETYKEPSLNKRRIKHFDLYPLIEKYRKNDKFKVSRVGTSIEGRPLSLISIGQGETDVFLWSQMHGDEPTATQAIFDIFNLFNSPDFKAEKQEILANCTLHFLPMLNPDGAEVFRRRNRLGIDINRDALRLQSPEGQTLKRVRDSLDADFGFNLHDQSTYYNAERTEKPATISYLAPAYNYEKDINEKRGNAMKVIVFMNNIIQKYAQGQVGRYNDDFEPRAFGDNIQKWGTSTILIESGGYLGDVEKQEIRKLNYVSILAAIYSVATENYKEIALEEYEKIPENDRKLFDLKIENATYSLLGKDYILDIGMNRLEVDKEEHKDFWYSSRILDQGDLSTYYGYETLDATGYTITPGKVYPDLVSSFSALAALDIKSLLKSGYTYVRVVNIPSENLASPFPIHVIGKKFEVPEFLVEVGINPTFLLKKGGNITHAVINGFLIDLNSDKKTNFKNAMIYR, encoded by the coding sequence ATGAGAGTACAGATTACCGCTTTGTTTCTTATTGCCAGCTTATTTTGTAGCGCGCAACAGAAAGATTTGACCACCCTGCTTTACGATACTTATGAAACGTATAAAGAGCCTTCGCTTAACAAGAGACGTATTAAGCATTTTGATTTATACCCTTTAATTGAAAAATACCGCAAAAACGATAAATTCAAAGTAAGCCGTGTCGGCACCTCTATTGAGGGGCGCCCATTGTCGCTTATTAGCATTGGACAAGGAGAAACAGATGTTTTTCTTTGGTCACAGATGCATGGGGATGAGCCTACGGCTACTCAGGCTATTTTTGATATTTTCAATCTTTTTAATAGTCCGGATTTTAAAGCCGAAAAACAAGAAATACTGGCCAATTGCACGTTGCATTTTTTGCCGATGCTAAATCCGGATGGGGCAGAGGTTTTTAGACGAAGAAATCGTTTGGGTATTGATATTAATCGTGATGCGTTGCGGTTACAATCTCCCGAAGGGCAAACTTTAAAAAGGGTTCGGGATAGTTTAGATGCAGATTTTGGTTTCAATTTACATGATCAAAGTACATACTATAATGCAGAAAGAACTGAAAAACCTGCTACTATATCATATTTGGCTCCAGCGTATAACTATGAAAAGGATATTAACGAAAAGAGGGGCAACGCCATGAAAGTAATTGTCTTTATGAATAATATCATTCAAAAATATGCTCAGGGACAAGTTGGTCGTTACAATGACGACTTTGAGCCAAGAGCCTTTGGGGATAATATTCAAAAGTGGGGTACAAGCACTATTTTAATTGAGTCCGGTGGATATCTTGGTGATGTAGAAAAGCAAGAAATCAGAAAACTGAATTATGTTTCTATTCTGGCCGCCATTTATTCTGTTGCTACAGAAAATTACAAGGAGATTGCCTTAGAGGAATATGAAAAAATACCAGAAAACGACCGGAAACTTTTCGACCTTAAAATAGAAAACGCAACCTATTCACTTTTAGGAAAAGACTATATTTTGGATATAGGTATGAACCGTTTAGAAGTAGATAAAGAGGAACATAAAGATTTTTGGTATAGTAGTCGTATTTTAGATCAAGGCGACCTTTCTACCTATTATGGGTATGAAACTTTGGATGCCACAGGATACACGATAACACCCGGAAAAGTGTATCCGGACCTTGTATCCTCATTTAGCGCCTTGGCAGCTTTAGATATCAAATCTTTATTGAAATCTGGGTACACCTACGTACGTGTGGTGAACATTCCTTCGGAAAACTTGGCATCACCTTTTCCAATCCATGTAATTGGAAAGAAATTTGAAGTGCCAGAATTTTTAGTTGAAGTAGGGATTAATCCTACCTTTCTTCTCAAAAAAGGAGGCAATATAACGCATGCGGTAATCAACGGTTTTCTTATCGACCTTAATAGCGACAAGAAAACTAATTTTAAAAATGCAATGATTTATAGGTAG
- a CDS encoding 1,4-dihydroxy-2-naphthoyl-CoA synthase — protein MQKPDWTIAKEFEDITYKKCNGVARIAFNRPNVRNAFRPKTTSELYQAFYDAQEDTSIGVVLLSAEGPSTKDGIYSFCSGGDQNARGDQGYVGEDGMHRLNILEVQRQIRFMPKAVIAVVPGWAVGGGHSLHVVCDLTLASKEHAIFKQTDADVTSFDGGYGSAYLAKMVGQKKAREIFFLGRNYSAQEAYEMGMVNAVIPHDELEDTAYSWAQEILEKSPTSIKMLKFAMNLTDDGMVGQQVFAGEATRLAYGTEEAREGRNAFLEKRKPNFGKNKYIP, from the coding sequence ATGCAAAAGCCAGATTGGACAATAGCCAAAGAATTTGAAGATATCACCTATAAAAAGTGTAACGGAGTAGCTCGTATTGCTTTTAACCGGCCTAATGTACGTAACGCGTTCAGGCCAAAAACTACTAGTGAGCTGTATCAGGCTTTTTATGATGCTCAAGAAGATACTTCTATAGGCGTTGTTTTGCTTTCTGCGGAAGGGCCATCTACCAAAGATGGTATTTACTCATTCTGTAGTGGTGGTGATCAAAATGCTAGGGGAGACCAAGGTTATGTTGGAGAAGATGGTATGCACCGTTTGAATATTCTAGAAGTGCAACGTCAAATTCGTTTTATGCCAAAAGCGGTTATCGCTGTCGTGCCAGGTTGGGCGGTAGGCGGCGGACATAGTCTTCACGTAGTTTGTGATCTTACTTTAGCGAGTAAAGAACATGCTATTTTTAAACAAACGGATGCTGACGTTACCAGTTTTGATGGTGGTTATGGCTCTGCTTACCTGGCTAAAATGGTTGGCCAGAAAAAAGCGCGGGAAATCTTTTTCTTAGGGAGAAACTACTCTGCTCAAGAGGCATATGAAATGGGGATGGTAAATGCAGTAATTCCACATGACGAATTAGAAGACACTGCTTATTCATGGGCGCAAGAAATTCTTGAAAAATCGCCAACTTCAATAAAAATGCTAAAGTTCGCTATGAACTTAACGGATGATGGTATGGTAGGCCAGCAAGTATTTGCGGGCGAAGCCACGCGTCTGGCTTACGGTACGGAAGAAGCAAGAGAGGGTAGAAATGCCTTCTTGGAAAAGCGGAAGCCTAATTTTGGTAAGAACAAGTATATTCCTTGA
- a CDS encoding OmpA/MotB family protein, with product MKKSIILSTLAVTLMASCVSKKKFVALENNLSETQSALTKTQVEKEELEGKMTKIEARVAEYNAKIGSLKEINDSQMTSVDDVAVMSNNTKAKMRATLAKVDPTKLAGAETLQDSMNLAISYKLKKSISDEDDDVDVNIDKTVVMINISDKLLFNSGSYRVSSKANKILEKLAQVINSEPSMEVMVEGHTDSKTISTEMFRNNWDLSVKRATSVVDILQNKYNVDPTKMIAAGRSSYLPLVENDTRENRATNRRTKIVIIPNLNKFFALLDAESL from the coding sequence ATGAAAAAATCTATTATCCTAAGTACGCTTGCCGTTACTCTAATGGCATCTTGTGTTTCTAAGAAAAAATTTGTTGCTCTTGAGAACAACTTATCTGAAACGCAAAGCGCATTAACAAAGACCCAAGTTGAAAAGGAAGAGCTTGAAGGGAAAATGACTAAGATTGAAGCTCGTGTTGCTGAGTACAATGCTAAAATCGGTTCTTTAAAAGAAATCAACGATAGCCAAATGACTTCTGTTGATGATGTTGCCGTAATGAGCAATAATACTAAAGCAAAAATGAGAGCTACCCTTGCAAAAGTTGACCCTACCAAATTGGCAGGTGCTGAAACTTTACAAGATTCTATGAACTTGGCTATATCTTACAAATTGAAAAAATCTATCTCTGATGAAGATGATGATGTAGATGTAAACATTGATAAGACTGTTGTTATGATCAATATATCTGACAAACTTCTTTTCAACAGCGGTAGTTACCGTGTAAGCAGCAAAGCCAATAAGATTCTTGAGAAATTAGCGCAAGTAATCAACTCTGAGCCAAGCATGGAAGTAATGGTAGAAGGCCACACAGATTCTAAAACTATTAGCACCGAAATGTTCCGTAACAACTGGGACTTGAGTGTAAAGCGTGCTACTAGCGTTGTAGACATCCTTCAAAACAAATACAATGTTGATCCAACTAAGATGATTGCTGCCGGTAGAAGTAGCTACTTGCCATTAGTAGAGAACGACACTAGAGAGAACAGAGCTACGAACAGACGAACTAAAATCGTTATCATTCCTAACTTAAATAAGTTCTTCGCACTTTTAGATGCTGAGTCTCTTTAA
- a CDS encoding peptidoglycan recognition protein family protein, producing the protein MIKKFRILFPICSCVLFLHCKPTKETVQIPKIIDKPIVFDENRKQLTLEYLKNRYGLIQETTEIAPKIIVLHWTVIPTLEESFEAFNPSTLPNWRPEIKDVSGLNVSSQFLVDRDGSIYQLLPETIMARHVIGLNHCAIGIENVGGTDALPLTQEQVKSNIALVKYLANKYAIDYLIGHYEYILFEDHPLWLEKDKGYRTVKTDPGEDFMHKVRQATKNLNFEPIPKKPTTL; encoded by the coding sequence ATGATTAAAAAATTTAGAATACTCTTTCCTATTTGCAGTTGCGTCTTGTTCTTGCATTGTAAACCAACCAAGGAAACAGTACAAATTCCTAAAATTATAGATAAGCCGATTGTTTTTGACGAAAACCGAAAACAATTGACTTTAGAATACTTGAAAAACAGGTATGGGCTTATACAAGAGACTACAGAAATAGCACCAAAAATAATCGTGCTGCATTGGACGGTTATACCAACATTAGAAGAATCTTTTGAGGCTTTTAATCCTTCTACTTTACCAAACTGGCGGCCAGAAATAAAGGATGTAAGCGGATTGAATGTATCCTCACAGTTTTTAGTAGACCGTGATGGCAGTATTTATCAACTACTGCCAGAAACCATTATGGCAAGACATGTTATTGGCTTAAATCATTGCGCTATTGGAATTGAAAATGTAGGAGGTACTGATGCATTACCTTTAACGCAGGAGCAGGTTAAATCTAATATCGCTTTGGTAAAATACCTAGCCAACAAATATGCTATTGATTATCTAATTGGGCATTATGAATATATTCTCTTTGAAGACCATCCTTTGTGGTTGGAAAAGGACAAAGGCTATCGTACCGTAAAAACAGACCCAGGAGAAGATTTTATGCACAAAGTAAGACAAGCTACCAAAAACCTTAATTTTGAACCTATACCCAAAAAACCGACTACCCTATGA
- a CDS encoding 3D domain-containing protein has protein sequence MYKKITLFLLLSLLCNACTENDKDYVWKTKEVDVTAYNSVYWQTDDEPGVAAWGDTLIPGMKTIAVSQDLLHLGIGQGTQVKINGLDGIYVVMDKMHSRWENKIDIYMGVDVERARNWGNKKLKIKYRVKRETNTKDE, from the coding sequence ATGTACAAAAAGATAACCTTGTTTTTGTTGCTGTCTTTGCTATGTAATGCGTGTACCGAAAATGATAAAGATTACGTCTGGAAAACGAAGGAAGTAGATGTAACTGCTTACAATTCTGTGTACTGGCAAACAGACGATGAGCCCGGTGTGGCGGCCTGGGGAGATACTTTAATACCCGGTATGAAAACCATAGCGGTATCGCAGGATTTATTGCATTTGGGTATAGGACAAGGCACGCAAGTAAAGATAAATGGGCTAGACGGTATTTATGTGGTAATGGATAAAATGCATAGCAGATGGGAGAATAAAATCGATATTTACATGGGGGTTGATGTGGAGCGAGCTAGAAATTGGGGTAATAAAAAATTAAAAATCAAATACCGTGTTAAACGGGAAACCAATACAAAAGATGAATGA
- a CDS encoding xanthine dehydrogenase family protein molybdopterin-binding subunit → MSKSSIQFSRRNFLRTSSLASGGLLIGFNLFTACKSDVKPPVDLADLNYNDFNAFIKIAKNGAVTIFSPNPEIGQGVKTSMPMIIAEELDVSWDNVYVQQGVLDTKNYTRQIAGGSQSIRFGWDALRQTGATAKQMLVNAAAARWSVDASELTVSEGVITNKAGETLGYGDVVDDAAVLEVPENAVLKEPKDYKIIGTDRRNVDIDKIVTGQPLFGIDYKEEGMLYASVLRPPAFGQELVSFDATEAKTLPGVVDVIQIGDMAKALLDKEEVNWTAQLSGSGKVVVLAKTTWDAFKGKKAIKAVWSDATPLESTEFHDEKLNGLLDGKDFVTMRKDGDVVKAFAAADKVLERTYESPFLPHNCMEPMNFFANVTDEKIHLVGPVQTPEDAANTVAELLGRDIEDIHLEMTRMGGGFGRRLYGDFVYEAAEISATIKKPIKMVSSREDDMSTGVYRPAIKYRIKASFKNGQLSGYHLKEAAINGNMYGLIPNFFPAGTVENYQVDVANYKSNITTGAWRAPFTNFLAYAEQSFFDELAEEMEVDKIKMRLDLLEKVKGTDDERIQYSAERMQNVIKMAVDKSGWGNQPKGTYQGFVAYYCHNTHVAEVADVQIEKGLPVVKKVTCIVDCGIVVNPLGALNQIEGGIVDGIGHSMYGSFGFENGVPTANNYDTYRLGRMKDAAVVETHLVQNELSPTGLGEPTLPPAGGAVANALKAATGKRAYKQPFIEQAELWKVKEEDILG, encoded by the coding sequence ATGTCAAAATCATCCATACAATTTAGTAGAAGAAATTTTTTACGAACGTCATCTCTTGCGAGCGGAGGTCTTTTAATAGGTTTCAACCTTTTTACAGCATGTAAATCTGATGTAAAACCGCCGGTAGATTTAGCCGATTTGAATTACAACGATTTTAATGCTTTTATAAAAATAGCCAAAAATGGTGCGGTGACTATTTTTTCGCCCAATCCGGAAATCGGTCAAGGTGTAAAAACATCAATGCCCATGATTATTGCCGAAGAATTAGATGTTTCTTGGGATAATGTATACGTGCAGCAAGGGGTTCTTGACACTAAAAACTATACAAGACAAATTGCGGGTGGTAGCCAGTCCATCCGTTTTGGTTGGGATGCGCTACGACAAACAGGAGCTACGGCAAAACAAATGTTAGTGAATGCAGCTGCGGCACGATGGAGTGTAGATGCTTCTGAGCTTACGGTAAGTGAAGGTGTAATTACCAATAAAGCGGGAGAAACCTTGGGTTATGGTGATGTTGTAGATGATGCGGCCGTTTTAGAGGTTCCTGAAAATGCCGTTCTAAAAGAACCAAAGGACTATAAAATTATAGGTACCGACAGACGTAATGTAGATATTGATAAAATTGTTACTGGTCAACCCTTGTTTGGGATTGATTACAAGGAAGAAGGTATGTTATATGCCTCAGTCCTTAGACCGCCGGCATTTGGACAAGAATTGGTTTCTTTTGATGCTACAGAGGCTAAAACATTACCCGGTGTAGTTGATGTGATTCAAATTGGCGATATGGCAAAAGCCTTATTGGATAAAGAAGAAGTGAATTGGACTGCACAACTAAGCGGTAGCGGAAAGGTTGTTGTTTTGGCAAAAACAACCTGGGACGCTTTTAAAGGCAAAAAAGCCATTAAAGCTGTTTGGTCAGATGCTACACCTTTAGAAAGCACTGAATTTCATGATGAAAAATTAAACGGTCTTTTAGACGGTAAAGATTTTGTTACCATGAGAAAAGATGGTGATGTTGTAAAAGCATTCGCTGCGGCAGATAAGGTTTTGGAACGTACCTATGAGTCGCCGTTCTTGCCTCATAACTGTATGGAGCCTATGAACTTCTTTGCCAATGTAACCGATGAAAAAATACATTTGGTAGGACCTGTGCAAACTCCTGAAGATGCGGCGAACACCGTTGCAGAACTTTTGGGCAGGGATATTGAGGATATTCATTTAGAGATGACCCGTATGGGCGGAGGTTTTGGTAGAAGACTCTATGGGGATTTTGTCTATGAAGCAGCAGAAATAAGTGCTACAATCAAAAAGCCAATTAAAATGGTTTCTTCTCGGGAAGATGATATGTCTACCGGCGTGTACAGACCAGCAATTAAATATAGAATCAAAGCTTCTTTTAAAAATGGGCAACTTAGTGGTTACCATTTAAAAGAAGCTGCTATTAACGGAAATATGTATGGATTAATCCCTAACTTCTTCCCGGCCGGTACAGTAGAGAATTATCAGGTAGATGTCGCTAATTACAAGAGTAATATTACTACTGGAGCCTGGCGCGCACCATTCACCAACTTTTTGGCCTATGCAGAGCAGAGTTTCTTTGATGAACTTGCGGAGGAAATGGAGGTCGATAAAATTAAGATGCGTTTAGACCTTTTAGAAAAAGTAAAAGGAACGGATGATGAGCGAATTCAATATTCGGCAGAACGTATGCAAAACGTAATTAAAATGGCCGTTGATAAATCTGGTTGGGGCAATCAACCTAAAGGAACTTATCAAGGATTTGTGGCCTATTATTGTCATAACACGCACGTTGCCGAAGTTGCCGATGTACAGATTGAAAAAGGTCTGCCAGTGGTCAAAAAAGTAACTTGTATTGTAGATTGTGGAATTGTAGTAAACCCATTAGGAGCATTAAACCAGATTGAAGGGGGTATTGTAGACGGAATAGGCCATAGTATGTATGGTAGTTTTGGTTTTGAAAATGGAGTGCCTACAGCCAATAATTATGATACATATCGTTTAGGCCGTATGAAAGACGCAGCGGTTGTGGAAACACATTTAGTTCAAAATGAACTTTCGCCAACAGGATTAGGAGAGCCAACATTACCGCCTGCAGGAGGGGCGGTAGCCAATGCACTTAAGGCAGCAACAGGTAAAAGAGCGTACAAACAACCTTTTATAGAACAAGCAGAGTTGTGGAAGGTAAAAGAAGAGGATATTTTGGGCTAG
- a CDS encoding vWA domain-containing protein, producing MNSSLKLVLFFLSISLFVSCGNADDDVNYALNTGDGFGEGQAVDNCLDLGENDLVLSIQDQYTTDPGKVSIFFKVSNSDGSPVSGLTADQFTIYEQGRNDDCFNTISTSESNARISPNEQIFSSNTLLILDLSGSVLETSLEELKTASTSFVNTVMPETTQESYKMAIYWFDGEDVLHELNPLTSEKSELTQAIATIDANISSDASTDLYGAVIKATDKATELLNESTQDERIGAASVVIFTDGTDQASRYSKDSAQEKVDTADPNISFFTIGLGGEIDTAVLTALGKTSSEFAANKDDLEDTFNRISDLVSERASSFYLFEYCSPKRSGDNNLAIQVTEGSLQGAVQTKFNADGFTGGCE from the coding sequence ATGAATTCCTCCTTAAAACTTGTTTTATTTTTTCTATCTATCTCGTTATTTGTTTCCTGCGGGAATGCCGATGATGATGTAAATTATGCTTTGAATACAGGTGATGGATTCGGAGAGGGCCAAGCCGTTGATAACTGCCTTGACCTTGGTGAAAACGACTTAGTCTTATCTATTCAAGACCAGTACACTACTGATCCGGGTAAAGTTTCTATTTTCTTTAAAGTTTCTAATAGTGATGGAAGTCCAGTATCAGGTTTGACCGCGGATCAATTCACCATCTACGAGCAAGGAAGAAATGATGATTGCTTCAATACCATTTCAACATCAGAATCCAATGCTAGAATATCACCTAATGAACAGATATTCTCAAGCAACACATTATTGATTCTGGATTTAAGCGGTAGTGTTTTAGAGACTAGCTTGGAAGAATTAAAAACGGCAAGCACCAGTTTTGTAAATACCGTTATGCCGGAAACAACACAAGAATCATATAAAATGGCCATTTATTGGTTTGATGGCGAAGATGTTCTTCATGAACTTAACCCGTTAACTTCAGAAAAATCTGAATTGACACAGGCCATTGCAACTATTGATGCCAATATTAGTAGCGATGCTTCAACAGACCTTTATGGTGCCGTGATAAAAGCGACTGATAAAGCTACGGAATTATTGAACGAAAGCACCCAAGATGAAAGAATTGGAGCTGCTTCGGTGGTTATCTTTACGGACGGTACTGACCAAGCTTCTAGATATTCAAAAGATTCCGCTCAGGAAAAAGTAGATACTGCAGACCCTAATATTTCTTTCTTCACTATTGGTTTGGGTGGTGAAATTGATACAGCCGTATTAACAGCTCTAGGAAAAACATCTAGCGAATTTGCAGCTAACAAAGATGATTTAGAGGATACCTTTAACAGGATATCTGATTTAGTTTCGGAACGCGCAAGTAGTTTTTACCTTTTTGAGTACTGCAGCCCTAAAAGAAGTGGAGACAATAATTTAGCCATTCAGGTTACAGAAGGAAGCTTACAAGGTGCTGTTCAAACCAAATTTAATGCTGACGGATTTACCGGAGGCTGCGAATAG